In one window of Chryseobacterium viscerum DNA:
- a CDS encoding mevalonate kinase: MTNPLFYAKIILFGEYGMIEDSQGLVVPYSFYKGTLKFSDLSSEFELNSNRHLQKYSEYLTALDLSDDFKLDIGSFKNDISNGLFFDSNIPQGYGVGSSGALVAAIFEKYSISKLNPESISKDNLKKLKAVFGEMESYFHGKSSGMDPLICYMNLPILIENKENLDRVNIPEGEEGKGAIFLIDSGITGETGPMIQIFFEKMKTEGFRKTLKEEFIRYNNACIESFLKKDMNPFFRNLKKLSHWAYEHFRPMIPESIFNIWKKGLDSNAYYLKLCGSGGGGYILGFTKDYAKAEKMLEGFQKEVIYRF; the protein is encoded by the coding sequence ATGACCAACCCTCTATTTTATGCAAAAATAATCCTGTTTGGAGAATATGGAATGATTGAAGATTCCCAGGGGCTTGTAGTACCTTACAGCTTCTATAAAGGAACTTTGAAATTTTCAGATCTGAGTTCTGAATTTGAACTTAATTCCAACAGACATCTGCAGAAATATTCTGAATATCTTACAGCACTTGATCTTTCCGACGATTTTAAATTGGATATTGGGAGTTTCAAAAATGATATTTCTAACGGACTTTTCTTTGATTCCAATATTCCTCAGGGATACGGAGTGGGAAGTTCGGGAGCTTTGGTAGCTGCTATTTTTGAAAAATATTCAATCAGCAAACTGAATCCTGAGAGCATCTCAAAAGATAATCTTAAAAAATTAAAAGCGGTTTTCGGTGAAATGGAAAGCTATTTTCATGGAAAAAGCTCAGGAATGGATCCTTTGATCTGTTACATGAATCTTCCGATTCTTATCGAAAATAAAGAAAATTTAGACAGAGTAAATATTCCAGAAGGAGAAGAAGGAAAAGGAGCCATTTTCCTTATTGATTCTGGGATAACAGGGGAAACAGGTCCTATGATTCAGATTTTCTTTGAAAAAATGAAAACAGAAGGTTTCCGCAAGACTCTGAAAGAAGAATTTATCCGTTACAACAACGCATGTATTGAATCTTTCCTTAAAAAAGATATGAATCCTTTCTTCAGAAACCTGAAAAAACTTTCTCACTGGGCCTATGAACATTTCCGTCCTATGATTCCTGAAAGTATCTTCAACATCTGGAAAAAAGGTCTGGATTCTAACGCTTATTATCTTAAACTCTGCGGAAGCGGTGGAGGCGGTTATATCTTAGGATTTACCAAAGACTATGCAAAAGCAGAAAAAATGCTTGAAGGCTTCCAGAAAGAAGTGATTTACAGATTTTAA
- a CDS encoding UbiA family prenyltransferase yields MNSEKETFQSKNYISKSFLYRFSQFVGFLLGARFFVAALLTFALYVSTFFLFNQDESFRKFVFDFKVHGIIFCTVLTILAGGIINQFYDLEKDHIVKPFRTRVQSFIKQKYFLYAYLALSAISLGVAWMISHNVFVFFVVYQFFMWFYSHKLSRILIVNNLTFVSLTLYPFFGMMVYYETFSKKVFLMAVFLFLILLCIDIVKDTLTRSVDKTFGYTTIPNYFKSRNTKIILSSLLVVTMAVSMKLITKTGVTGFMAYYFAGGLFIMILCIYLLINDSRRSNFFTLNILRFWVFVGIIAMLLNGIEHKL; encoded by the coding sequence ATGAATTCTGAAAAAGAAACTTTCCAATCTAAAAATTATATATCAAAATCTTTCCTGTACAGATTTTCCCAATTTGTGGGCTTTCTGCTCGGAGCACGGTTTTTTGTAGCAGCTCTGCTGACATTTGCCCTCTATGTTTCCACTTTTTTCTTATTTAATCAGGATGAATCTTTCAGAAAATTCGTCTTTGATTTCAAAGTACACGGCATTATTTTCTGTACGGTTCTTACCATTCTGGCCGGAGGGATCATCAATCAGTTCTATGATCTGGAGAAAGACCACATCGTAAAACCTTTCAGAACAAGGGTTCAGAGCTTTATCAAGCAGAAATATTTTCTATACGCTTATCTGGCACTCAGTGCTATTTCTTTGGGAGTAGCCTGGATGATTTCCCATAATGTATTTGTTTTTTTTGTAGTTTATCAGTTTTTTATGTGGTTTTACAGCCATAAACTGAGCCGAATACTCATTGTAAACAATCTTACCTTTGTCAGCCTTACCCTGTATCCATTCTTTGGAATGATGGTGTACTACGAAACTTTTTCAAAAAAGGTATTCCTTATGGCTGTTTTTCTTTTCCTTATTTTGCTGTGCATTGATATTGTGAAAGATACCCTTACCAGAAGTGTAGACAAAACGTTTGGGTATACCACCATTCCTAATTATTTTAAAAGCAGAAATACAAAAATTATCCTGTCTTCTTTACTCGTGGTTACGATGGCAGTTTCCATGAAACTTATTACCAAAACCGGTGTTACCGGATTCATGGCCTACTATTTTGCCGGAGGACTTTTTATCATGATATTATGTATTTATCTTCTTATCAATGATTCCCGAAGAAGTAACTTCTTCACGTTAAATATATTACGATTCTGGGTTTTCGTAGGAATTATTGCAATGCTTTTAAATGGAATAGAGCATAAATTATAA
- a CDS encoding proline dehydrogenase family protein → MPIFNDTKVAFADKSDAQLRKAYWMFKMIEQPALTSLGTSVLNFTVHNNFPFVTGIVKNTLFEQFCGGETREESMKVVKQLFKRGVGSIFDYSIEGKEDEETFDAVCKEIKDIVRFSVGNPAIPFIVFKPTAFGRIDLYEAVGKGVELTTSQKEEWERVVKRFDEVCSLCHENDKKVMVDAEETWMQDAADHLCEEMMEKYNQQKPIVWNTIQMYRTGRLEYMEANLQRAREKNYFIGYKIVRGAYMEKERARAAEKGYADPIQPSKDASDKNYNAGIDFVMNHLDKVSAFFGTHNEISSELIMDKMKAKSLDSDNPHVYFGQLYGMSDNITFYLSDKGYNVAKYLPYGPVKDVVPYLTRRARENTSVAGQTGRELGLIKKELERRRK, encoded by the coding sequence ATGCCCATTTTTAATGATACTAAAGTTGCATTTGCAGACAAGTCTGATGCACAATTGAGAAAGGCGTACTGGATGTTTAAAATGATTGAACAGCCCGCTCTTACAAGCCTTGGAACATCTGTCCTGAATTTTACAGTACACAACAATTTTCCTTTCGTTACCGGAATTGTAAAAAACACCTTGTTTGAGCAGTTCTGCGGCGGTGAAACCCGTGAAGAAAGTATGAAGGTTGTGAAGCAGCTGTTCAAAAGAGGGGTTGGAAGTATTTTCGATTACTCTATTGAAGGAAAAGAAGATGAAGAAACTTTTGATGCGGTTTGCAAAGAAATTAAGGATATTGTTAGATTCTCAGTGGGAAATCCGGCCATTCCTTTTATCGTATTCAAGCCTACCGCTTTCGGAAGAATTGATCTTTATGAAGCAGTTGGAAAAGGAGTGGAGCTTACTACCAGCCAGAAAGAAGAATGGGAAAGAGTGGTAAAAAGATTTGATGAAGTATGCAGTCTTTGCCACGAGAATGATAAAAAAGTAATGGTAGATGCTGAAGAAACCTGGATGCAGGATGCAGCAGACCACCTTTGCGAAGAGATGATGGAGAAATATAACCAGCAAAAACCTATCGTTTGGAATACCATCCAGATGTACAGAACAGGAAGACTGGAATACATGGAAGCTAATCTTCAGAGAGCAAGAGAGAAAAACTACTTCATCGGTTACAAAATTGTACGTGGTGCTTATATGGAAAAAGAAAGAGCCAGAGCAGCAGAGAAAGGATATGCAGATCCTATCCAGCCAAGTAAAGATGCTTCGGATAAGAACTACAATGCAGGAATTGACTTTGTCATGAATCATCTGGATAAAGTTTCTGCCTTCTTTGGAACCCATAACGAAATCTCTTCAGAGCTGATTATGGATAAAATGAAAGCAAAATCTTTGGACAGTGACAATCCACACGTTTATTTTGGACAGCTTTACGGAATGAGTGATAATATTACCTTCTATTTGTCTGATAAAGGCTATAACGTGGCTAAATATCTTCCATATGGACCTGTAAAGGATGTTGTGCCATACCTGACAAGAAGAGCCAGAGAAAACACCTCGGTAGCCGGGCAAACCGGAAGAGAGCTGGGACTTATCAAAAAAGAACTGGAAAGAAGAAGGAAATAA
- a CDS encoding helix-turn-helix domain-containing protein, translating to MSLNERISKIIEYSNLTPSEFADEIDVQRSSISHITSGRNKPSLEFIIKIKSRFPELLWDWLVTGEGEMLKSQLPESEINEEHTEEEKIKTTPLPDLFTMMNDDDEFGSDETEMEAPKSSAGESFIPAQDKVPEKISDSQRLENSDNPILGQLFGNQQNKIKRIVLFYENGKFESFEP from the coding sequence ATGAGTTTAAATGAAAGAATTTCCAAAATTATAGAGTATTCTAATCTTACTCCTTCTGAGTTTGCAGATGAGATTGATGTACAGCGTTCATCCATTTCACATATTACATCAGGAAGAAACAAACCGTCTCTTGAGTTTATCATAAAAATAAAATCCCGTTTCCCGGAACTTCTGTGGGACTGGCTGGTTACAGGTGAAGGTGAAATGCTGAAATCCCAGCTACCCGAATCAGAAATTAACGAAGAACATACCGAAGAGGAGAAAATAAAAACAACTCCTCTCCCCGACTTATTTACGATGATGAATGACGATGATGAGTTCGGGAGTGATGAAACTGAAATGGAAGCTCCAAAATCAAGTGCTGGAGAATCGTTTATACCAGCCCAAGATAAAGTCCCGGAAAAAATATCGGATTCTCAGCGATTAGAAAATTCCGACAATCCTATTTTAGGGCAACTATTTGGAAATCAACAAAATAAAATAAAACGTATTGTTCTGTTCTATGAAAACGGAAAATTTGAAAGTTTTGAACCTTAA
- a CDS encoding M14 family zinc carboxypeptidase: MNFEQIYSQTPDFSNRYISPEKLFSYLQTNLSDYIQEIGTSYLGKPIYQLTIGTGKIQVLAWSQMHGNESNATHAMLDLLVSLDKAPEMKEDLFSKIQLDFIFMLNPDGSERWTRLNASDIDLNRDFHNEASKEIKFLKNAAASKKYDYALNLHEQRTIFTTDGIHPATLSFLAPSENVERTVTENRKKCMAVIGSVYNHLKEMIPNQIGRYSDEFYPTSTGDNFIKAGMPTILFEGGHFVDDYTRKGTRKYYTIALYYALKAISELNSDITGWETYLDIPENQETHYDIIYRNVRLNTEHECILDIAVQYREIKEEGKDEISFIPFVMEAGDVKKRKGWLEINCTGKKFISATKYPKLDSVVDFKIED, encoded by the coding sequence ATGAATTTTGAACAGATCTATTCTCAGACACCCGATTTCTCAAATCGCTATATTTCCCCTGAAAAATTATTTTCTTACCTACAGACCAATCTCAGCGATTATATCCAAGAGATCGGAACATCCTATTTAGGTAAACCTATTTATCAGTTAACTATAGGAACAGGAAAGATTCAGGTATTGGCCTGGTCACAAATGCACGGAAATGAATCCAACGCAACTCATGCTATGTTGGACCTTTTAGTAAGTCTTGATAAAGCACCTGAAATGAAAGAAGATCTGTTCAGTAAAATACAGCTTGACTTTATATTCATGCTGAATCCGGACGGATCTGAAAGATGGACGAGGCTGAATGCTTCCGATATTGATCTGAACAGAGATTTTCACAACGAAGCGAGTAAAGAGATTAAGTTTCTGAAAAATGCAGCAGCTTCAAAAAAATATGATTATGCATTAAACCTTCATGAGCAGAGAACCATTTTTACCACTGATGGTATTCATCCTGCTACGCTTTCGTTTTTGGCTCCTTCCGAAAATGTAGAACGTACCGTGACTGAAAACAGAAAAAAATGTATGGCAGTCATCGGAAGTGTATACAATCATTTGAAGGAAATGATCCCTAATCAGATCGGAAGATATTCTGATGAATTTTACCCTACTTCCACAGGAGATAATTTTATCAAAGCCGGAATGCCTACGATCTTATTTGAAGGCGGCCATTTTGTGGACGATTATACCAGAAAAGGAACCCGAAAATATTATACTATTGCTCTTTATTATGCACTGAAGGCAATCAGTGAACTCAACTCTGATATCACAGGCTGGGAAACTTATTTAGACATCCCTGAAAATCAAGAAACGCATTATGATATTATTTACAGAAACGTAAGACTGAATACAGAGCATGAATGTATTTTGGATATAGCAGTTCAGTACAGAGAAATCAAAGAAGAGGGGAAAGATGAAATCTCTTTTATTCCTTTTGTAATGGAAGCCGGAGACGTAAAGAAAAGAAAAGGCTGGCTGGAAATAAACTGTACCGGAAAGAAATTTATTTCTGCTACTAAATATCCGAAACTGGATTCTGTAGTGGATTTTAAAATTGAAGACTAA
- a CDS encoding DUF4920 domain-containing protein produces MKFKAILLGAALMASSLAFAQSGPPEGKALVGDTYGDQVTSSAESKAITVDNLNKQLKKDNKKVENVAIKGKVTDVCDKKGCWLTIQTEDNSKFFVKMKDYAFFVPTALKGKNVVLEGNAERKVTSVNEQKHYAEDAKKPQAEIDAITQPKEEIRFVANGIKVVN; encoded by the coding sequence ATGAAATTTAAAGCGATATTATTAGGCGCAGCTTTAATGGCTTCTTCTTTAGCGTTTGCTCAATCCGGTCCACCGGAAGGAAAAGCTTTGGTAGGCGATACTTACGGAGATCAGGTAACTTCCTCCGCTGAATCTAAAGCAATCACAGTAGACAATCTGAATAAACAGCTTAAAAAAGACAACAAAAAAGTTGAAAACGTAGCCATTAAGGGAAAAGTAACTGATGTTTGCGATAAAAAAGGATGCTGGCTTACGATTCAGACGGAGGACAATTCTAAGTTTTTTGTAAAAATGAAAGACTACGCTTTCTTTGTTCCTACAGCTTTAAAAGGTAAAAATGTAGTACTGGAAGGTAATGCAGAAAGAAAAGTAACTTCTGTAAATGAGCAGAAACATTATGCGGAAGATGCCAAGAAGCCACAGGCAGAAATTGATGCAATTACACAGCCTAAAGAAGAAATCAGATTTGTAGCAAACGGAATTAAAGTGGTTAACTAA
- a CDS encoding APC family permease: MQKKLKLWDAIMLVMGSMIGSGIFIVSADMTRNLGSGFWLIVVWVITGVMTVAAAISYGELSALFPKAGGQYTYLKEIFGKRMGFLYGWGLFTVIQTGTIAAVAMAFGKFTAYLIPSLNDAAPIFQSGEFKITWIQILAIAVIILLTYINTRGVESGKILQNIFTGSKIIALLGLIAAGFILVDISHLSENFSWGTDSFNNLKKDLSGNFLKEGWEPIGGMTLLGGIAAAMVGSVFSSVAWESVTFVSGEIENPKKNVVKSMIYGTSAVMILYIAVNYVYLNALDRDGIAFAANDRVAVAASQNIFGSAGTIIIALLVMISTFGCNNGLILAGARVFQTMAKDGMFFKSAVKNNKNEVPENALWMQGVWASILCLSGQYGNLLDMISFVIVLFYMITVFGVIYLRMKQPELERPYKTWLYPVTPAIYLIIGTCFCILLLIYKQQYTWPGFVLVLLGLPVYYFINRKKADA, translated from the coding sequence ATGCAAAAAAAACTGAAACTATGGGACGCCATTATGCTGGTGATGGGTTCTATGATCGGAAGCGGGATCTTTATTGTAAGTGCTGATATGACGCGAAACCTGGGATCAGGTTTTTGGCTGATTGTAGTATGGGTTATCACAGGAGTGATGACCGTAGCAGCAGCTATAAGCTATGGAGAGCTTTCTGCACTGTTTCCGAAAGCTGGCGGACAATATACCTACCTGAAAGAAATTTTTGGTAAAAGAATGGGTTTCCTTTACGGATGGGGATTGTTTACAGTAATACAAACCGGAACAATTGCTGCCGTAGCAATGGCTTTTGGTAAATTTACAGCTTACCTTATTCCTTCTCTTAACGATGCAGCCCCAATTTTTCAAAGTGGGGAATTTAAAATTACATGGATACAGATTCTGGCGATCGCCGTCATTATTTTGCTTACCTATATCAACACCAGAGGAGTGGAAAGCGGTAAAATCCTTCAGAACATCTTTACAGGTTCCAAAATCATTGCATTATTAGGCTTAATTGCTGCCGGTTTTATATTGGTAGATATTTCTCATTTGTCAGAAAACTTCAGCTGGGGAACAGATTCTTTTAATAACCTTAAAAAAGATTTGAGCGGTAATTTCCTTAAAGAAGGCTGGGAACCGATTGGTGGAATGACTTTGCTGGGAGGAATTGCTGCCGCAATGGTAGGTTCAGTTTTCAGTTCTGTTGCCTGGGAAAGTGTAACATTTGTTTCCGGGGAGATTGAAAACCCTAAAAAAAATGTTGTAAAGTCAATGATTTACGGAACTTCTGCTGTGATGATTCTTTATATCGCTGTAAATTATGTCTACTTAAATGCATTAGACAGAGATGGAATTGCATTTGCTGCCAATGACAGAGTAGCGGTAGCAGCATCTCAGAATATTTTTGGAAGTGCAGGAACTATCATCATTGCTTTATTGGTAATGATTTCTACATTTGGATGTAATAACGGATTGATTCTGGCGGGAGCGAGAGTTTTTCAGACGATGGCAAAAGACGGAATGTTCTTTAAATCAGCGGTAAAAAACAATAAAAATGAAGTTCCGGAAAATGCTTTATGGATGCAGGGAGTCTGGGCTTCCATTCTGTGTCTGAGCGGGCAGTACGGGAATTTACTGGATATGATCTCTTTCGTGATCGTTCTGTTCTATATGATTACGGTTTTTGGAGTGATTTACTTAAGGATGAAACAACCGGAACTAGAAAGACCTTATAAAACATGGCTTTATCCGGTGACACCTGCTATTTACCTTATCATAGGAACATGTTTCTGTATTTTACTGTTAATTTACAAACAGCAATATACGTGGCCGGGTTTTGTATTGGTACTGCTGGGACTTCCGGTATATTATTTTATCAACCGAAAAAAGGCAGATGCTTAA
- a CDS encoding GPW/gp25 family protein, with product MDTPNYRMPFVPSTLMTEGGSIDTCDMGESIAHNIMLLITTKKGENRYDENYGNDVWNLEFDNGVTSAIWENVFVKSLRRQIQEYEPRIVSPQIDAHIQFVEHSYDTKEHTEIKKKVRIAINAKMEETGERFSFSTELFLSPMSID from the coding sequence ATGGATACACCAAATTACAGAATGCCTTTCGTACCGTCTACTTTAATGACCGAAGGCGGAAGTATCGATACCTGCGATATGGGAGAAAGTATTGCTCACAATATTATGCTGCTGATCACCACCAAAAAAGGGGAGAACAGATATGATGAAAACTATGGAAACGATGTTTGGAACCTTGAATTCGATAACGGAGTAACAAGTGCCATCTGGGAAAACGTTTTTGTCAAAAGCTTAAGAAGACAGATCCAGGAATATGAACCAAGAATTGTAAGTCCGCAGATCGATGCCCATATACAGTTTGTAGAGCACAGCTACGATACTAAAGAACACACCGAAATTAAAAAGAAAGTAAGAATTGCCATCAATGCAAAAATGGAAGAAACAGGAGAACGCTTCAGTTTTTCAACCGAATTGTTTCTAAGCCCGATGTCTATTGATTAA
- a CDS encoding type VI secretion system baseplate subunit TssF, which translates to MNLDQNIYSKESVKARMLQNATKVWGLRSPQSLDPFVKLLIDAFSTEVFKANNEIQTVNARILEKLAKLLTPSIYTHPIPAHSVAFTQPYDSSEVLLEHTEFFFRKQMTSTVKSESDKQLNIPFTPVGNVRINKVHTSVMFVGNTCYSIDDRFNKIPIARFQGRPEDYRKITIGVDVSKYISENFPKYLSIFCSNPAFEHLDFVYKLLPYISVSSNGNPLFVREGLSYLTENHTDGYEQMFKEQSIRNKVINDIKSIYRHKFIEVTGISRSLFSEPGQLPQNLDFLTGKEEITKFLDNKSFLWLTFEFPPQFSAEILDNFSFVLNAFPIYNRGWKKTEYSLDIMGNNIPLVTDEGEHFLYVDEVQDGDGRKYTEIPFTPADDLKKGLYTVRKGGMERFTSRNAVDMIANVLELTRDEIAAFSLLNRDNVKGVLSEMSDKMKTMVQKVNNAKRNIRQELNYVIMEPVEKTDHTYASFWVTHCTLANHMRPGTELSNQLKSQTVVLLTETLGGAEEQKGTDSIQAYKYALTTRDKIISLEDVKNYCRMILKDELREVRVRRGTMISNKPKEGFVRTVEVEIIPQNYSFYGRAYWENMANIIRNQIIAKAIDGIEYVVRINNEDVDFQDM; encoded by the coding sequence ATGAATTTAGATCAGAATATTTATTCCAAAGAGTCTGTAAAAGCAAGAATGCTTCAGAATGCAACTAAAGTATGGGGACTGAGAAGCCCGCAGTCTTTAGATCCTTTTGTAAAACTGTTGATAGATGCGTTCAGTACAGAAGTTTTTAAAGCGAATAATGAAATACAGACGGTGAATGCCCGTATATTGGAGAAACTGGCAAAGCTTCTTACACCGTCCATTTATACACATCCTATTCCTGCTCATTCCGTGGCTTTTACGCAGCCTTATGATTCGTCGGAAGTTTTATTGGAACACACAGAGTTTTTCTTCCGTAAGCAGATGACTTCCACAGTAAAGTCAGAATCCGATAAGCAGTTGAATATCCCTTTTACACCGGTAGGAAATGTAAGAATCAATAAAGTTCATACCTCTGTTATGTTTGTAGGAAATACCTGCTACAGTATTGATGACAGATTTAATAAAATTCCCATTGCAAGATTCCAGGGAAGACCTGAAGATTACAGAAAAATCACAATAGGAGTAGATGTAAGCAAATATATCAGTGAAAATTTTCCTAAATATCTTAGTATATTCTGCTCCAATCCGGCTTTTGAACACCTTGATTTTGTATATAAATTATTGCCGTACATTTCAGTATCCAGCAATGGAAACCCTTTATTCGTAAGAGAAGGATTAAGTTATCTTACAGAAAATCATACGGACGGTTACGAACAGATGTTCAAAGAACAGTCTATCAGAAATAAAGTAATTAACGATATTAAAAGCATTTACCGCCATAAATTTATTGAAGTAACAGGAATTTCCCGAAGCCTGTTCTCAGAACCCGGACAACTTCCTCAGAATCTTGATTTCTTAACAGGAAAAGAAGAAATTACAAAATTCCTGGATAATAAAAGTTTCCTGTGGCTTACTTTTGAATTCCCGCCGCAGTTTTCAGCAGAAATCCTGGACAACTTCTCATTTGTGCTGAATGCTTTCCCAATCTATAACAGAGGCTGGAAAAAAACAGAATACAGTCTTGATATCATGGGAAATAATATTCCTTTGGTAACAGATGAAGGCGAACATTTCCTTTATGTAGATGAGGTACAGGACGGTGACGGAAGAAAGTACACCGAAATCCCTTTTACACCTGCAGATGACCTTAAAAAAGGTTTATACACTGTAAGAAAAGGAGGAATGGAACGTTTCACAAGCCGAAATGCAGTTGATATGATTGCCAATGTTCTTGAATTGACAAGAGACGAAATTGCAGCATTTTCCCTTTTAAATAGAGACAACGTAAAAGGCGTTCTCAGCGAAATGTCTGATAAAATGAAAACCATGGTACAGAAAGTAAACAATGCCAAAAGGAATATCAGACAGGAACTGAATTATGTCATTATGGAACCTGTAGAAAAAACCGATCATACTTACGCTTCTTTCTGGGTTACACATTGTACTTTGGCCAATCATATGCGTCCGGGAACTGAACTTTCCAATCAGTTGAAATCACAAACAGTTGTATTGCTTACCGAAACATTGGGCGGAGCCGAAGAACAGAAAGGGACAGATAGCATTCAGGCTTATAAATATGCTCTCACAACAAGAGATAAAATCATTTCTTTGGAAGACGTCAAAAACTACTGCCGTATGATTCTGAAAGATGAGCTAAGAGAAGTGAGAGTAAGAAGAGGAACCATGATCAGCAACAAACCCAAAGAAGGTTTTGTAAGAACTGTTGAGGTAGAAATTATTCCGCAGAACTATTCTTTCTACGGAAGAGCCTATTGGGAAAATATGGCCAATATCATCAGAAACCAGATTATTGCCAAAGCCATTGACGGGATTGAATATGTAGTAAGGATAAACAATGAAGATGTCGATTTCCAGGACATGTAA